A portion of the Esox lucius isolate fEsoLuc1 chromosome 20, fEsoLuc1.pri, whole genome shotgun sequence genome contains these proteins:
- the nxph2a gene encoding neurexophilin-2, whose product MKTPGSFVLIFLLHQVWCRKVQQHFQAVAETELIEWGQVDHEENFSPSGAGAEASPRVLNPLRLFARGVPGAPSHKNNPIRDMAYEESMEDFWDWLSNQTDVHGSQARAKRRPIVKTGKFKKMFGWGDFHSNIKTIKLNLLITGKIVDHGNGTFSVYFRHNSTGLGNVSVSLVPPSKVVEFEIAQQSTLETKDSKAFNCRIEYEKTDRNKKTALCSFDSSKVCYQEQTQSHVSWLCSKPFKVICIYIAFYSVDYKLVQKVCPDYNYHSDTPYSSTG is encoded by the coding sequence gTGTGGTGCAGGAAGGTACAGCAGCATTTCCAGGCAGTAGCAGAGACAGAGCTGATAGAGTGGGGGCAGGTGGATCATGAGGAGAATTTCTCCCCCAGTGGAGCCGGGGCAGAGGCCAGCCCCAGAGTCCTCAATCCCCTGAGGCTGTTTGCCAGAGGGGTCCCAGGGGCCCCCAGCCACAAAAACAACCCCATCAGGGACATGGCATACGAAGAGAGCATGGAGGACTTCTGGGATTGGTTATCCAACCAGACAGATGTTCATGGCAGCCAGGCCAGAGCCAAACGACGACCCATTGTTAAGACGGGCAAGTTTAAAAAGATGTTTGGCTGGGGGGACTTCCATTCCAACATCAAGACCATCAAACTCAATCTGTTGATCACCGGAAAGATTGTGGACCACGGTAATGGGACGTTCAGTGTCTACTTCCGCCACAACTCCACCGGCCTCGGGAACGTGTCGGTCAGTCTGGTGCCACCATCTAAAGTGGTGGAGTTTGAGATTGCTCAGCAGTCCACTCTTGAGACAAAAGACTCCAAAGCTTTCAACTGTCGTATTGAATATGAGAAGACAGACCGCAACAAGAAGACCGCTCTGTGCAGCTTTGACTCCTCCAAGGTGTGTTACCAAGAACAGACCCAGAGTCACGTCTCTTGGCTCTGCTCCAAGCCCTTTAAAGTAATCTGTATCTACATCGCATTCTACAGCGTGGACTACAAATTGGTGCAGAAGGTCTGCCCAGACTACAACTACCATAGTGACACTCCCTACTCCTCCACTGGCTAA